TCGCAAAAGCGAACTGTCCGTTGAATCTGTCCAGACAATCGCGCCCCCATTGCTCCCAGGCGTGGACAATTACTTCAGTGTCCGACTGGGTCCGGAAGTGATGCCCGGCCGTCTTTAGTTCTTCTCGCAACTCGATATAGTTATAGACCTCCCCGTTGTATACGATCCACAGCGATCCGTCCTCGTTGCAAAGCGGCTGGGAGCCGGAAGTAAGATCGATTATCGATAACCGTGCATGACCCAGGACGCAATTGTCGTCAAGATAGACACCGAATTCGTCCGGGCCACGGTGTCGCATGATGTTCACCATGCGACCGATCAGTTGTTCGTCGGGTAAAGTATTAGAATTCAGTTTGAAGTATCCGGCAATCCCACACATCGCGTTAACCAGACTGGATTACAGATTGGATTGGCTCGACTTTGTCAGTCTGCAATCCATCTAAACGATTTCGAGCGGACTCATCCGCAGATATTCTGTCGCAACAATCTTGCGGTTGATATTGGCGTATGCTTTTTCCACTTGCTCTTCGGTCAAACCGAGTACCGAAGCAGCCTTGGCCGGCTCGACATCGTTCTCCATGGCGTACCAGAGCATATCCATATTGTAAAAGTCCAGACCGAAAAAGAACTCCTCCTGAGTAACTTCGGCCGAATAGGTGTCGGTGGTGGGTGTGCGTTCGATGATTTCGCTGGGAACACCGAGAAACTCGGCCAGTTGGTACACCTGGATTTTGTACAGGTGGGCGATCGGCTTCAGATCGGCCCCGCCGTCGCCGTACTTGACAAAGAAACCCTGCTGGTGTTCATCTTTGTTGCCGGTGCCGACCACCGCCCAATTGCGCAACTCGGCATGATAGTATAGGGTGGTCATGCGAAGCCGCTGCTTGAGATTTGAAGCAGCTACCACCTGTAGGTAGGCTTTCAACGGCATGCGTTTGGTGAGGGCCTCGCCCGTATCGGTCTCGGCGGCGAGATTGAAGAAATTGAATGTGTTTTTGTCGAGGATGTTCCCGGGGTTGACAATCTTGGTTTTCCAGGAATCGTTGAAGTCCGGAAAGACGGACTTGATTGCTTCATCACGACGTTCGTAGCAACCCAGACCGGCCAGACCCTGCGAGATGTTCTCCATGACTGTTTCGAATCCGAACTTTGTAGCCAGGATTCCGGCCAGGTCGGCGCTTTCCGATGCTGAATCGGTTTCCGGCATCATGATCCCGACCACTTTCTTGGGGCCTAAAGCCCGGGCGCACAGAGCTGCCACCACCGATGAATCTATC
Above is a window of Candidatus Zixiibacteriota bacterium DNA encoding:
- the nadE gene encoding NAD(+) synthase, whose amino-acid sequence is MEFNKDSLKIDAKAVVDEMCTTILEQIRGKLKKSGAVIGISGGIDSSVVAALCARALGPKKVVGIMMPETDSASESADLAGILATKFGFETVMENISQGLAGLGCYERRDEAIKSVFPDFNDSWKTKIVNPGNILDKNTFNFFNLAAETDTGEALTKRMPLKAYLQVVAASNLKQRLRMTTLYYHAELRNWAVVGTGNKDEHQQGFFVKYGDGGADLKPIAHLYKIQVYQLAEFLGVPSEIIERTPTTDTYSAEVTQEEFFFGLDFYNMDMLWYAMENDVEPAKAASVLGLTEEQVEKAYANINRKIVATEYLRMSPLEIV